The Cylindrospermum stagnale PCC 7417 genome segment ACTGGGAAACATTTTCTCGGCTGAGTCTCTTTTTGAGTCTAGCTCGCCGTTCAGAAAAATCTGATTGTGGTCGATCTGATGAAGGCGCAGCAGTGTCTTTGATTACTGGAATCGTAACTGCTGTTGGCTGGGAATTTTCAATAGTCGGAACGATGTTGTCTATTGATGTATCCGTTTGGGCAAACACGAAGCCACCACTTAGGAGGCTAAAGCTGCTCAACCAACAGAGGCTCTGTGCTGGTAGCGTAGATGCAAAGCGTTTTGCCATTAAACCTTGCTGCCATGAGTAATACAGACTTTTATGGGCAGATTTATTGCGCTGCGTCATTAGTTCTCTCAATTGTGTGTAAATAAGCCTAAAGAGATGAGGCTAGTGGTTTGTCTTCCTAAAGAGCGAAATTTTGAACAAACCTAAAATAATTAAACAGAAGATTTGCGGTAACCCAGACTGATTGTACCGGGTTCGACAGAAATTTCTGGTGTTATTAGTTCATCTGTATCATAAGCTGCCATTCTTAACCGGAGATTACCCTGAGTTGTCACCCCAACTATAGTCCCTGAAAGATGATTGACATCAACTTGATCACCCATGTTTATCAGCAAATCGAGATAGCGAGACAAGAGGATGTTTATTCCTTCTTGGCAAAGGCACTCGATACCGGATTCTATTCCTAGTAAAACTGTGGAGGTTAGCATTTCCAGACAAGAGATTGGTCGAGAATGATCGGAACCTTGCCACGATTCCAGGTTGATTCCAGTGGATGGTACTGGGTTGGCCCAGTTAATGCCAACGCCAATCACTGCTTGGGTGATTTGTCCTTTGTTGACTTTGGTTTCAGTCAAAATGCCGCCGAGTTTGCGATCATTCAAGATTAAATCATTGGGCCATTTTATGCCTACGCTCACGCCGCACTTTTGTAATTGTGCCGCAATTCCCCAAGCACTGGCTAATGTTAGCTGGTAGCTGTTGGTTGCATCTAGTTTAGGAGCGATCGCCACCGAAAGGTATAGTCCCCCAGTAGGAGAAACCCACTGACGACCCCATTGCCCCCGTCCAGCAGTTTGTTGAGTGGCAATGACGACGCATCCTGATTCTGCGCCTTGGTTGAGCAGTTCCCAGAGGGTTTGGTTGGTTGAGCAGAGGCTATCAAAAATGTGTAGAGAAAATGGTAAATATGGAGACTCACGCGCTGCTTTCAGCGCATTTACCACAAGTTGCTGATCAAATCTCACACCAGTTCCCCCAAATCCCGTTGTTCAAGTTAGCATTAATTGGATTTTGATTTTCTGTTTAGGTTTGGTTGAAGATGCACACTTGGCACTGGCGCAATGACGAAGGGCTGCCCTACCTGACTTGTAGTCTCTTAGAACTTTGGCATCACGGCTTCTTTACCCAGCAGTTTTGGCCTCGATCACCACAAGAGTTGACAAAAGTGTTGCAACCAGAGGCTTTAGTCTATCGCTTACAACAGGTACATGGCAATACTGTTCTCACTCCCCAAGAAGTTGATAGTAAGTTAAATACAAGCGAAAATGAGCTGGCGTTGGCGGATGGGTTAATTAGCGAACAGCCTCTACAAGCTTTGTGGGTAGCTTCGGCTGATTGTACACCCGTGCTGATTGGGGATGTGAAAACTGGACAGGTGGCAGCTGTACACGCGGGATGGCGGGGTACAGCAGCCAAGATTGTCCCTCAAGCGATCGCACGGCTGCAAGCTCAAGGCAGCAAATTGGATGATTTACGCATCGCAATGGGGCCTGCCATTGCTGGTGAGGTTTACCAAGTTTCTGTAGAAGTGGCTGCGGAAATTGGTAGCACTATTACACCAGATGAAGACCCGCAAACGATTGTCGCTGCTTTGCATGATTTACCCAATTCACCAATGCTTGCAGATTCTCAACCGGGTAAGGTGCGGCTAGATGTGAGGCGGGTAAATGCTTTACAAATAGATATGCTGGGAATTAGTGCCGAACAAGTTGCGATCGCCCCTTATTGTACTTTCCAAACTCCAGAGCATTTCTTTTCTTACCGTCGGGAGCGAGAAAAAAAGGTGCAATGGTCAGGCATTGTCAGCATTGCCTAATTCAACGATTAGCCTTAGCATACAGATCCTGCACAAATTTGATCATCTTGGGGTGATTTTTTTGCCAGACAATTTGATCAGCACGAACGGCAGCCAAATGAGGTTCAATCGTCTCTGGTGTCAGCAGTACTCCAAAATCTGAAGGCACAGTTTCCAGCTGGTACTGAAACATTCTGTTCAAAATCAAATCGGCAATCCGATACTGAAAATGAGCACCATCTACGTAATTTTTCATTTCACCACTCAGAGGCTCTGTGTTGATTTGACTATACCCAGAGAAATCCCACGTGGGGATAATTTTGACAACCTCTCGCTGCCACTGTTGATATACTGACGACAAGCCAGCTATGTGCAAAGTTTGCAACTGCACAGCGTGTGTCGGTAAAAAAAAGACTTTGACAGGAATGTTTCGCTGACGACAGGTGTCAATAATTGTCCTCAAGTCTTTAAGTCGCTGATTCGATATCTGATAGTTTTTATATCGGTCTTCTTTTCGCAAATAGCTGGATATGACTGCTTGGAAGTTCTTGATAACTTGATTGAGTGATCGTAGGCAGTAAAATGCGATCGCACTCACACCTACCGCCCACCACCACTTAGGTTGAAACCACTGCATAACTTGCTGTGTATTTGGCAGCAACACAACCCAAAGCATTAGTCCCACAAGGACAATCAACTTGTCTTTACCTGGCATATAGGGGTAACTCTCCTGAAACTTGACCCCGAAAGCCGTCAGCCATTGCAGGCTAGTCTGATATCCTTCTGTTAATGCCAGTCCCTTCATTCCCGCCATTGTCCCCAGCAATTCCCCGGCATCATCAATACTTGGGGGATTGTCTCGCTATGGTGCAAAATCGGCCCAGCAATTAAGTGCGGAAAAAAAGTTAATCACCTGTTTCTGACAACTGCCAAAGTTGGATTTCATAACAAAGATGGCGGTCAAAAATTGTGCGTGCTGCTAACCCCTCAGCAATTGGCTTTTCTAACCAGCGTTTAAACAGCAAACTTCCGAGTCGGTGTATCGGTGGAACTGCGATCGCCACAATATCGGCAATATATTTAATTGTAGTCAGCCCAAAAGTCTGGAAAGTGTCAAGACACAAGTCAATCGTCGGTGCGATCGCTTTTGAGATATCCTCAGACTTAATTAACTTAAAACCAGCCTGCACCATTGCCACTTCAAGTTCTTTGGCCACATGACAATTAGAAAAAATACCATCTTTATATTCGGCATCAGAGCGCATCATATCCGCAAGCAGCAGATAGCCACCACTATTCAGCAGACGTGCTGCACCTTGAGCTATATCCTTAGCCGCAATATATTGGCTACTTTCGCTAAACAAAATTAGATCGTGGCATTTCTGGGAGCGAAAATCTTCAAATATCGTTAAGTGGAAAGGTGCTTTACCATTAGTATTCTGGATAAATCTCTCTTGCTGAAGCGGATCGGGTGCTAGTCCCTCAATGGTGAAACCGCGATCAAGTAAGTATGCCGCATTGCCACCGATTCCACAACCGACATCAAGAATAGTGTTTGTATCCCCCGGAATGAAACTCAACAGCTTGGCTGCATAAGCCTCCTGTGCCGCACGGAGGCGAGTTAGAGTCAATTCTTCTCCCGGACTCGGTAGCGGTTCCCAATACCCGTAATGGAGATAGGAGGAACCAGTCAGCCCCATATAGTAATCTATCGCTGCATTTTGGTAACGCGTCGGTTTGGGAATCTGGATTGATTTTGGCTTAGGCATTGAGTAATGATGGTGAGACTTGGTGAAATTCAGGATTAATATTAATCGGTTGTCAGCTACATTTACAAACTACACGATAAGCGTAAAGCTCAGACACTTTTATCTCGTTAAGAGTCACAGAGTGGAAATGCATTCATTGCAGCTTTGCCGCTGATACTGAAGGCAGCAGTCCTGGAGTAGGCATTCCCGGACAGAAGACTACGGTGTACACACAAGTTATCTGAAAAACCTCACCCTGTCCTGACGGACATCCCTCTCCTTGCCAAGGAGAGGGACGGGTTTTTATCTCGTTAAGAGTCACAGAGTGGGAATGCATTCATTGCGGTTCTGCCGCTGATACTGAAGGCAGCAGCCCTGGAGTAGGCATTCCCAGACAGAAGACTACGGTGTACACACAAGTTATCTGAAAAACCTCACCCTGTCCTGACGGACATCCCTCTCCTTGCGAAGGAGAGGGACAGGTTTTGCGTAGCATAACCAGGGTGAGGTTTTATTGACTTTGTTCACACAACCATAAATTGCATTGAGAGTGACTTGTGTATACACCGTAGGATAGCGGCTGGAAACGAGATTTTAAAAGGGTTTCGTTTGTTCTTGACTAAGGAACAGAATTGTTTACGTTTCTTAATGCCTCTTGACGTGTCAGGTATTGATTAGACACGCGCTCAAAGACCATTTCACCGTAAGTCTGACGTGTTTGGCTAGTGAAATAGTTACCTTTAAGTGTTTTTTTATCTGAACTTAAAACTAGATTTACTATACCTTTGTGGGTATTCATTCCCTGCGTGTTGAATGGATTAGGGTCATTACTGTATTCATATTTCAAACCAGGTTCAGGAGCAGATTCTGTACAAACAGCAGCCATGATTGATTTGGATTTAGATTTCTCTGTTTCTAGTTGGACACTAATTTTTGACCAAGTTTGACGAACATTGAGAATGACACCGGGAAACTCTGTACCACCCTGATAGGAAGATTTGATTACTCCTACCCAAGTACCTCGCAGGTTTGGTATCTCAGAGAAACCCAAAATTCCTATTTTCTGTCTCCAGAGAAATTCATCAAATAACTGATAAAACAAACCATAAAATCCCATCACTGAAGGTGCATCTACCCACCAGGGAACCTGTAAATTTAGAACTTTTAATACATAGTTAAGCAGTAGTGTTGCAGCTACAGCCGCAGCAGCGAGCCATAAGGGAATCAATTCTCTATCTTTGGCATCTGTAGCATAAGTGTGCATATATATTAATGCAGTATATTGCCGGATACAAAAATTATACCAAAGCTAATGGATTTCATCTATAGTAAATTACTAACTGCTCTGATATTTACCTGTCAGGTGTTCTTTGAGTCAGGATAATCAAAAATTTTACTGTTTAAGAATATGGATGCAAACGAATTTTTGAGCCGGTATGCAGGCGGAGAGCGAGATTTTTCTGGTGTTGACCTGAGAGGAGCCGACCTGTTGGGAGCCGACCTGTTGGGAGCCGACCTGTTGGGAGCCAACCTGAGTGGAGCCAACCTGAGTCAAGCTAACCTGAGTGAAGCCATCCTGTTTGGAGCCAAACTGAGTCAAGCCAACCTGAGTCAAGCCAACCTGAGTGGAGCCAACCTGAGTGGAGCCAACCTGAGTGAAGCCATCCTGTTTGGAGCCAAACTGAGTCAAGCCAACCTGAGTCAAGCCAACCTGAGTGGAGCCAACCTGAGTGGAGCCGACCTGAGTGGAGCCATCCTGTTTGGAGCCAACCTGAGTCAAGCCAACTTGAGTCAAGCCAACCTGAGAGGAGCCAACCTGAGAGGAGCCGACCTGAGTGGAGCCTACCCGAGTGGAGCCGACCTGAGAGGAGCCGACCTGAGTGGAGCCTACCTGAGTGAAGCCAAACTGAGTCAAGCCAAACTGAGTCAAGCCAACCTGAGTCAAGCCAACCTGAGTCAAGCCGACCTGAGTGGAGCCTATCTGACAGGAGCCTACTTGAGTGGAGCTGACCTGAGTGGAGCCGACCTGAGTGGAGCCAGACTGAGTAGAGCCGACCTGAGTAGAGCCGACCTGAGTGCAGCCGACCTGAGAGGAGCCTACCTGAGTGCAGCCGACCTGAGTGCAGCCTACCTGAGTGGAGCCTACCTGAGTGCAGCCTACCTGAGTGGAGCCTACCTGAATGCAGCCTACCTGAGTGGAGCCTACCTGAGTGGATTCGACCTAAGTGGCGTCAACCTGAGTGGCGTCAACCTGAGTGGATTCGACCTGAGTGGAGCCAACCTGAGTGGAGCCAACCTGAGTGGAGCCAACCTGAGTGGAGCCACACTACCGAAGTTTGAACGATTAAGAAAAGCAAACCTACGTAATACTAATTTGGCTCAAGCAGAAGGATTCGATCTAAATAATCTTCCAGTTGAAGACAATAATATTTCACCAAATCAGGAAACAGTAGAAAACCTGAATGAATTAGATAAGTTGTGGCAATTAATTCAAAGGATAATAAATGACGAAAGATTAGAATTTGATTTAACGGATGATAACTTAAGAAAAATTATAAAGATGGCTTTTTTGGCAACCTTCAAAAAAGAAGAATCTAGATATCCAAAATTTCAAATATATATACCTTTAAAACCAGATAAATCTGCTCAAAAAAATTTAATTGTCAAATTCAATGAACCTATTAAAATTAAGTTAGACCATATTTCTACTCTTTCTCGCATGGGTATTGGCATTCCGCAGAAAGTTGGCGCTCTTATTGTTGAAAAAGAGAATTCTGATATTCAGATTACTGGAATAGTTCAAATAAATAATCATGACGAACTATTTGGTGAACTGTTAGAAAGCAAGACAAATTTAGTCGGTATTTTTATAATTATTGAAAATCCAGGCAATATCCACATATTATTTAACCTGCCAAATGGTTCAAAAAGACAATTAGAATTGACTGGAGGAGAAGTTAAAATCAATGCTGATGCAGTTCAAAATCCTCTAGTAAATATATGTTTTTTTGAAATAGCAGCCAAAATTATTAAAAAACATGAAATAGGTAGTAATAATAAATCAGAAGAGTTTAATAAATTTTTTGAGATAGTTAAAATTATCCAAAGAGTCTGGCGTCGTATTCTTAAATTGGTAGTCAATCGCAATCGTGGAGGGCAGTTTGTTATAGTTTCATCAAATATACAACAAGGAGAAGATCCATATTTGGATATATCTTATTTCCATCAACCCAATCGAGACGAAAATTATAGGAACCCCGTTATAGATTTTTTTTACAAATATTATCAGTATCGTACCAGCTATGGAAGGGGACAAGATTCATTTAATAGAGGCTTATTTAACGATAATGATTTACTTGAAAGTTATCATAACCTAATCCAATACATAGACCTAATAGCTAATTTATCAACTATAGATGGCAATATTCTTTTTGATCAATATTTAAATTTAATTGGTTTTGGAGGGGAAGTGAAAGTTAAAGACGATATTGATTCAAAAAAGTTTAAGTATTTTGAATATAAAGTAAAAACAGATTTTAATACTCCTTTGATAAATCAAAATATACCTAACGATATAAATAAACTTTTGGGGCGACAAAAATTAATCGATCTTTTGTTAGAACCAAATTATTTAAAATCACTCGATAAAAACCCTAATGCAAACAGATGGGAATCGAAGGAATATGGTACAAGGCATCGTTCTGCTGCTAGACTCTGCACTGTATCTGAGTTAAATGCATTTGTTTTTGTTGTCTCACAAACCGGAGCAGTGAGGGAATTTATGCATCTGGCAGAAAACAAGGTTCTTGTTTTAGGGCCCTTAACACCTTTATAATGCAATCAGGGCTATTTCATTGTCAACAACCGCCTCAGAATGAATTCTGAGTATTAGGCGAATAGAATTCGCTGCTACACAAGCAAAGTCCACCTCCGTGGACTAATGCAAAATGAAGGATTTTTTAACCCACGGAGGTGGGTTTTGTCTGTATAGCCGCGTTCGCGAAGCGTGCTGGACGCTCTATTCTATTCACCAGGGCTTCTTCAATTCTAAGCAGGTTATGTTTAGAATGAAAATGCTTCTTTTAACAACTCACGATGCATTAATGCCCTATCTACTAAAGATTGTATTTGCTCAGGTGATAATGGCTCACCATTGGCGTAATGTTCCATCCAAGCCATACTAATTAAATTCGCGTCATCTGGTAAATTCGCTAAATCCCATCCTGGCATTGCTAAATCTTCCATCAACCGATTTACTTTAGGATCATAACTGAGGGCAAAACAGCGACAACCTTCAGCAGCAGCCATAATTAAACTGTGTAGACGCATGCCGATCGCCATTTCTACACCCCGAAACACACCTTTTAAAAGCTGTGGATCTTCCAAACACAGTATCTTGCTGACTTCTGGGAGTTGCGGCTGGATAGCTTCAGCAATAGTTAAATCTTCACTTTTTTGAAACGGTAGTAGTAAAATAAAAGTCTGCGTGGCTTTTTGGAAATCCACTAAGGCGCGAGTTAAGTTTGCTAAACGGGTTGGGGTGAGTTGGGGATGCGATCGCAATATTACAGCAACTCTCGGCGCCGGCAAATCCCACAATCCCGGTACTGGCTTCGATTCTAGCGCCCAAACCGGGTCAGGTGCCAGCAAAAAAGGAATTCCCCAATCAGCTAATAAAGCAGCACTGGCGCGATCGCGTACACTAACCTTAGTACAACCGCCAAAAGTCTGCTTTGCTAAAATGCGAGTAGGCGATCGCAATAAAGGCCCAATTCCCTGCCCCCAAGCCACAGTCTTCAAACCCATTCTCTGCGCCAAAGCCATCAACCCCCCATAATAAAAAGGGCTAATAGTGCTAGTCACATCTTGAATTAAACTCCCACCACCCCAAATAAATGCATCACAAGCACGCAACGCTTGCAGCACAGGTAAAAAAGCCATGCGGTTATAGCTTTCCACACCATAGCACCGTTGCGTTTCCTCAGGATTCCCCGAAAGCACCACAGGCGTTACGTGAGGTGGTAGCATTTGCAAAAGCGTCGCCAATAAAGCCTCGTC includes the following:
- the csaB gene encoding polysaccharide pyruvyl transferase CsaB, which encodes MRALLSGYYGKGNGGDEALLATLLQMLPPHVTPVVLSGNPEETQRCYGVESYNRMAFLPVLQALRACDAFIWGGGSLIQDVTSTISPFYYGGLMALAQRMGLKTVAWGQGIGPLLRSPTRILAKQTFGGCTKVSVRDRASAALLADWGIPFLLAPDPVWALESKPVPGLWDLPAPRVAVILRSHPQLTPTRLANLTRALVDFQKATQTFILLLPFQKSEDLTIAEAIQPQLPEVSKILCLEDPQLLKGVFRGVEMAIGMRLHSLIMAAAEGCRCFALSYDPKVNRLMEDLAMPGWDLANLPDDANLISMAWMEHYANGEPLSPEQIQSLVDRALMHRELLKEAFSF
- the pgeF gene encoding peptidoglycan editing factor PgeF yields the protein MHTWHWRNDEGLPYLTCSLLELWHHGFFTQQFWPRSPQELTKVLQPEALVYRLQQVHGNTVLTPQEVDSKLNTSENELALADGLISEQPLQALWVASADCTPVLIGDVKTGQVAAVHAGWRGTAAKIVPQAIARLQAQGSKLDDLRIAMGPAIAGEVYQVSVEVAAEIGSTITPDEDPQTIVAALHDLPNSPMLADSQPGKVRLDVRRVNALQIDMLGISAEQVAIAPYCTFQTPEHFFSYRREREKKVQWSGIVSIA
- a CDS encoding biotin--[acetyl-CoA-carboxylase] ligase — encoded protein: MRFDQQLVVNALKAARESPYLPFSLHIFDSLCSTNQTLWELLNQGAESGCVVIATQQTAGRGQWGRQWVSPTGGLYLSVAIAPKLDATNSYQLTLASAWGIAAQLQKCGVSVGIKWPNDLILNDRKLGGILTETKVNKGQITQAVIGVGINWANPVPSTGINLESWQGSDHSRPISCLEMLTSTVLLGIESGIECLCQEGINILLSRYLDLLINMGDQVDVNHLSGTIVGVTTQGNLRLRMAAYDTDELITPEISVEPGTISLGYRKSSV
- a CDS encoding methyltransferase domain-containing protein; the encoded protein is MPKPKSIQIPKPTRYQNAAIDYYMGLTGSSYLHYGYWEPLPSPGEELTLTRLRAAQEAYAAKLLSFIPGDTNTILDVGCGIGGNAAYLLDRGFTIEGLAPDPLQQERFIQNTNGKAPFHLTIFEDFRSQKCHDLILFSESSQYIAAKDIAQGAARLLNSGGYLLLADMMRSDAEYKDGIFSNCHVAKELEVAMVQAGFKLIKSEDISKAIAPTIDLCLDTFQTFGLTTIKYIADIVAIAVPPIHRLGSLLFKRWLEKPIAEGLAARTIFDRHLCYEIQLWQLSETGD
- a CDS encoding pentapeptide repeat-containing protein, with the protein product MDANEFLSRYAGGERDFSGVDLRGADLLGADLLGADLLGANLSGANLSQANLSEAILFGAKLSQANLSQANLSGANLSGANLSEAILFGAKLSQANLSQANLSGANLSGADLSGAILFGANLSQANLSQANLRGANLRGADLSGAYPSGADLRGADLSGAYLSEAKLSQAKLSQANLSQANLSQADLSGAYLTGAYLSGADLSGADLSGARLSRADLSRADLSAADLRGAYLSAADLSAAYLSGAYLSAAYLSGAYLNAAYLSGAYLSGFDLSGVNLSGVNLSGFDLSGANLSGANLSGANLSGATLPKFERLRKANLRNTNLAQAEGFDLNNLPVEDNNISPNQETVENLNELDKLWQLIQRIINDERLEFDLTDDNLRKIIKMAFLATFKKEESRYPKFQIYIPLKPDKSAQKNLIVKFNEPIKIKLDHISTLSRMGIGIPQKVGALIVEKENSDIQITGIVQINNHDELFGELLESKTNLVGIFIIIENPGNIHILFNLPNGSKRQLELTGGEVKINADAVQNPLVNICFFEIAAKIIKKHEIGSNNKSEEFNKFFEIVKIIQRVWRRILKLVVNRNRGGQFVIVSSNIQQGEDPYLDISYFHQPNRDENYRNPVIDFFYKYYQYRTSYGRGQDSFNRGLFNDNDLLESYHNLIQYIDLIANLSTIDGNILFDQYLNLIGFGGEVKVKDDIDSKKFKYFEYKVKTDFNTPLINQNIPNDINKLLGRQKLIDLLLEPNYLKSLDKNPNANRWESKEYGTRHRSAARLCTVSELNAFVFVVSQTGAVREFMHLAENKVLVLGPLTPL